One Gimesia aquarii DNA segment encodes these proteins:
- the lpxK gene encoding tetraacyldisaccharide 4'-kinase, with protein sequence MNEVEYLRIISGQKTDLRAQILKPCLWLLSLPYYITVLIRNWMFDRHWRSVKDVAVPVISLGNLTTGGTGKTPLVAYLTQWFQKQNINVALLSRGYRSLPGEVNDEKLLLDRLCPGVPHYQNPNRLASAVKAVEAGAQLMILDDGFQHRKIARNLNIVLIDSLCPWGHGYLLPRGLLREPKSALKRADLVILTRTDQCSQAELENLTSEIEKQVPCNLIVHAEFRPQYLVNAHGETQLLESVASKTVVSFCAIGNPEGFKQTLKRAGFQVARMKVFPDHHHYSQAELNTIGTHATAASADLILTTCKDLVKISEHKLAGVPVWAVEIGVEITVGREAFQEILQNLANQVSSC encoded by the coding sequence GTGAACGAAGTGGAATATTTGAGAATCATCTCAGGCCAAAAAACGGACTTGAGAGCCCAAATTCTCAAACCCTGCCTCTGGCTTTTAAGTTTACCTTACTACATTACCGTTTTGATTCGAAATTGGATGTTCGATAGACATTGGCGTTCAGTAAAGGACGTGGCCGTTCCCGTGATCAGTTTAGGGAATCTTACAACGGGAGGTACAGGTAAGACGCCGTTAGTTGCGTATCTGACTCAATGGTTTCAAAAACAGAATATCAATGTGGCTCTATTGAGCCGCGGGTATCGTTCTTTGCCTGGCGAGGTAAACGATGAAAAATTATTACTAGATCGTCTTTGTCCCGGAGTTCCACATTATCAAAACCCGAATCGGCTTGCTTCCGCTGTGAAAGCCGTTGAAGCAGGCGCGCAACTAATGATTTTAGACGATGGATTTCAGCACCGTAAAATTGCGAGAAATCTGAATATTGTTTTGATCGATTCCCTTTGTCCGTGGGGACATGGTTATTTATTACCACGTGGTTTGTTGCGCGAACCAAAGTCGGCGTTAAAGCGGGCGGATTTAGTGATTCTCACGCGTACTGATCAATGTTCGCAAGCAGAACTGGAGAACTTGACAAGTGAAATTGAGAAACAGGTTCCTTGCAATTTGATTGTGCATGCTGAGTTTCGGCCGCAGTATTTAGTGAATGCGCATGGAGAAACACAATTACTGGAATCTGTAGCGAGCAAAACAGTAGTCTCATTCTGTGCAATCGGAAACCCTGAGGGCTTTAAGCAGACTTTGAAACGCGCTGGTTTTCAGGTTGCCCGAATGAAGGTATTCCCCGATCATCACCACTATTCCCAAGCAGAGCTAAATACAATCGGAACTCACGCTACGGCTGCTTCAGCAGATCTGATCCTGACGACATGCAAAGACCTTGTAAAAATCAGTGAACACAAGTTGGCTGGAGTACCAGTCTGGGCTGTCGAAATAGGAGTCGAAATCACAGTAGGTCGCGAAGCCTTTCAAGAGATCCTGCAGAATCTTGCAAATCAAGTGTCCTCCTGTTGA